One Mycolicibacter sp. MU0083 DNA window includes the following coding sequences:
- a CDS encoding HAD-IIA family hydrolase: protein MLDLDGTVFRGGEPTVGAVETLAELESRALFITNNSSRDAAQVAEHLTGLGFTATADDVVTSGQIAAALLAEQLSAGARVLVLGSESLAAEITGAGLEPVRLAADEPAAVIQGLFTELTWADLAEAALAIRSGAVWMTTNVDKTLPSERGLLPGNGSMVAALRAATDAEPQVAGKPGPALLTAALARGEFYAPLVVGDRLDTDIAAANAAALPSLMVLTGVNSARDAVGAVPEQRPTYIGHDLRALNVDAGTLAVGPQPFWNVEVDGTTVTVSSAEAEDEDGDGLSVVRALACAVADAELVGQAFTVAAGDDTAEAALQQWSLLGTWP from the coding sequence TTGCTGGATCTGGACGGCACGGTGTTCCGCGGTGGCGAACCGACCGTCGGCGCGGTGGAGACCCTCGCCGAGCTGGAGAGCCGGGCGCTGTTCATCACCAACAACTCCTCGCGCGACGCCGCGCAGGTGGCCGAACACTTGACCGGGTTGGGCTTCACCGCCACCGCCGACGACGTGGTCACCAGCGGCCAGATCGCCGCAGCACTGCTGGCAGAGCAGTTGTCCGCCGGTGCGCGGGTGCTGGTGCTGGGGTCGGAGTCGCTGGCTGCGGAGATCACCGGTGCCGGGCTGGAACCGGTCAGGCTGGCCGCCGACGAGCCGGCCGCGGTCATACAGGGCCTGTTCACCGAACTGACCTGGGCGGACCTGGCCGAGGCGGCCCTGGCGATCCGGTCCGGCGCGGTGTGGATGACCACCAACGTCGACAAGACGCTGCCGTCGGAACGCGGCCTGCTGCCCGGCAACGGATCGATGGTCGCCGCACTGCGGGCCGCGACCGACGCCGAGCCGCAGGTGGCGGGTAAACCCGGACCGGCGCTGCTGACCGCCGCATTGGCACGCGGCGAGTTCTACGCGCCGCTGGTGGTCGGTGACCGGCTCGACACCGACATCGCCGCCGCCAACGCCGCGGCGCTGCCCAGCCTGATGGTGCTCACCGGGGTGAACTCCGCACGCGACGCGGTCGGGGCGGTGCCCGAGCAACGGCCCACCTATATCGGCCACGACCTGCGGGCGCTCAACGTCGACGCCGGCACGCTGGCGGTTGGCCCGCAGCCGTTCTGGAACGTCGAAGTGGACGGCACGACCGTCACCGTCAGCTCGGCGGAGGCCGAAGACGAAGACGGCGACGGCCTGTCGGTGGTGCGAGCACTGGCCTGCGCGGTAGCCGATGCGGAACTGGTCGGACAGGCCTTCACCGTCGCCGCCGGCGACGACACCGCCGAGGCCGCGCTACAGCAGTGGTCGCTGCTGGGAACGTGGCCGTAA